The Xiphophorus hellerii strain 12219 chromosome 3, Xiphophorus_hellerii-4.1, whole genome shotgun sequence genome segment TTatgaaaacaacagagaagaccctcagtaaaatttaatttccagCATCTCCAATCGCAGTACAGTGGATAACACTGGACTATTGTCAGAGCAGCAATGCGTGCCTGACAGGAGAGGGATTATATATTTGGAGCAGCCCAGTGCCGGGCAGTAAGTACATCCTGTTACAGTGGCCTGATAGTTTGTGCTTTCGCTCCCCCCTCCCATCTCCTGTAAGCTGTGTTTGAAGCCGCTGCTGAATCACGTGCAGGCTGCTGATGTCGGCTATGCAGCCTCCCGGAATCATCTGTTTGTACCAAGTGACGTGTTTGTTGGCAGTGGCAGCAATAAACCATCTTAGATTACCCTGCTCACTGGGATACTTCCTgtctaaaaaacaaagaagtctGAGGTAgttcttcatttcttcatttcatCTCCTTctttgcatgaacaaaatttcaaaGCAAAGGATGCTGACGGTGCATTTAATACTGTAATTTATCAAGGTTGAAGTTTCTCAGAGTATTTGGAGTGCTTTCAGCACCATAAGTGTGTGGACAGCGATTTATGAGCTACTCATAACTTTGACAAATGGAGATTCAGCACCTCAGTATGCAGGATATAGAACTGCATATAACAGcgataatttattttgtttacttcatagtaaataaacatatttcctttttttcattcaaacgTCAGGCTAAAAGTAGATAAAATACACCTCAACATAATAGCTTGTAAAGCATGTTTAAAAACCTTGAAGTttattgaaatgtgtttttcctaGAATTAAATAGAGGAAACAGTTTGGAGGCTTGCTCTAAAACAAACACCAGCCTGAGTACAAAATGCAGGATTGCTTTGCAGTTTTAAGACCCTCATTGAACAACTGTAACACATTTCACAGGAAACATttcctatatatataaaaaaaatagttttcaattGAATCAATagaaagtgatttttaaaaattccccTCAAAAGGTACCAGACAGCCTGTGTGGCTACAGCTTGTTGGCAATTAAAGGCAATTGCAATTAAAGTGGAACAGCTGCAAAAAGGGGAACTTGCAGGACAAACACAAATCTTCAGAATacaggaataaaaaacaaaaacaaaaaaaaccgaGTGCAGTCGGTTTTCCAATGTATATGACTGCACTTGTCCTGCAAATCTGATCCACAAGAGCAATCACTAACAGCCAGCCGCCATTGAAATCTTTGTcatcattttgcaaaaatagGGACAAACAGGACAGAATCCAATGATAGATTGAAGTTTGCCGAAACAAATGCTGAACATAAAGGATTTTTGTAGTTGCGAGCAAACTAGGCAAAGAAGCAGTTCAAGGACAGAGAAGAGGATCTCATGTGTGTCCCGCACTGCTGAGCTGGGGAGATGTGAGGACACAGCAGCAGACAGCCCTATGCTACACAAATCAATAACTAAAGAGAGGTCAGTCTGCACACAAAGCAGATTCTGGGAACCGTTCCATGATGTTGAAGTGACACTGATATAAttcatctaaagaaaaaaatatatatttgtgacAAAGAAAGTAGCTTTTAATTGAGAATTTCTGTGATAATACAATGCTAGAACAACAGATGGGCAGAAACATGACTCAACATTTGCAAGAAACATGTCACACTGAAAAGCCAAGCATGGGCCATCACTGGAATAAAATACTTTCCAATAGTGATGCCATTCCATCGCATGGCAAATGGAAACACACATGTATACAATGGCaatactaaaaatacaaaaaaatagaaattatacAGTTGtagttaaaagttaaataaaaaacaagactgCACTGAGCTAAACACAGCCTGTCCAGCCATGAAAAGCAAAACTAGAGAAAACTAGAAATAAGATCTGTCAATCCTATTGAgaaatgactgtttttaaaaCCGCAATTTGGAATCTCATTGATACTTTGAAGAACAGAATGGCAAAAAGGAACAAAACTCTCCATGTTTACTTGAAAAGTActactacattttttttatatttattgtagaATTTAGCTCAAGTTTGTGCTAAATTCtaaaaccaaaataacaaatgttAATCAGCGAACAAATCACCAAATTTCCaagtaaatgtatttctaaaggTGCAGTTGATGTGGGGAAAAACTCCACTGGGAAAATGTATTGAGCATGTGAAGAAACAGGGCTACAAGGGTGCAAGGAATGCCACGACACCAGTTGAAATCTATCCGTAATTAGAAAGCAGTCATGACCCCTGGGTCTGATTACCACAATGTCGCACAAGAAACTTCTCATAATTGGCAAAAATAATGTGTTCTCTCAAGACCGTTGCAACCTAAACAGTCATTACACTGGTTACAgaacattttctaaactacTAAGTGGTCCAAGAGCCAAGGACTATTGGTGAAGAGCTTCAGAAAGACCTGGAATTAGCCACATCTGGAGACGGCAGTCAACTACtgatcagatgagaccaaaattgatTGGATTCCACATTACGCTCCATGTTTAGAAGTCAAAAGTATAGCTTAAGCTGTCTTCTAGGAACTGTAATCggtttttcttctacttttttgTTCAATGCCAGTTGGCGAATAGCTTAATGgagcattaccgccaccaactGGTAATGAGTGGTACCAAATggtggtaaaaaaagaaaataaaataagtccTCACTTACATCCTCATCATTACTGTGATGAGGATGTAGTAAAGTGACGTCACTTTACTACGTCATTTATTTGATATTAATGTGGATGCTGAACTGTCAGCAATTCACTGTGATTGACTGcttgtataaacatttttaacccCAACAAATTCTCCCCTTGGTGGTGCCAGTGCAATAACGCAGTGTaacctttgtgtttttactcaagGTCATTATTTCAATCAAATCTAAAACAAGCCCATGCCTGCTTTTGTCTTGCCTTGCATACCAAAGCTATTTCTTGTACTGcgttttattatttaagctcTGAAGAAAAATTGGGGAGTCGTCCTGTTGGAGGAACCAAATTAACAGTTGCTTGATTGAATATTGTGATGTGAGCAGGAAAATGAGGGAAAATGTGATTGATTTCTCCTTTCCCCCCTCAtgaagttttcttcttcttacaaATGAGCACACCACTAAGTGTTTCCAGGCTGCAGGCCTCAGATCAGATCGTTATGTTTGCTCTGAGCTGGGGGAAAACGACTCATTTACTTTACACATTCAGGTCCTTCACAAGCCCTTGATGCTGCTCAGCTGATACACTGGAGCAGGACAGTGGCATATCAGCTATATTTTCAACCTAGCTTAAAATACCTATTGCTCCATGACCctccatgaataaattatctCTTCAAGTGCTGAACATCTCAGACTGATAACTCAGAGTCCTTTCTGTGTAAAGCTTCAACTAGGTGACAAAATATATTCGTACGAATCAATTCATTGAAAGAAACTGCCATTTTATTAATGATGAGCTCAAAATAATCTATTAAATAGAATgaaaattaactttattaaatgcatacttctatttatttgtgttCTCCCTCTCTGTGTGAATAGGAAGGAGCAGGAGTTGGATTCTAAAGATGCCATTATCCTCCATCAGTTCTCCAGACCAAAGAACGGCATCCCCAGCCTCTCCCCCTTCTGCCTCAAAATAGAGACGTACCTGCGCATGTTGGATCTGCCTTACCAGGTAACAGAGACACAGTTGCTGTATTTGATCATCCTTAGAGAAagtgatttcaaaataaagcctGAGTACCAATGACGAAGGACTAAATATACCTGAGtacatctattttttttgttttgatcaccTGCAGAACTACTTTGACGGGAAGCTGTCGCCGCAGGGAAAGATGCCGTGGATCGAGTACAACCATGAGCAGGTGTCAGGGTCAGAGTTCATCGTAGACTTTCTGGAGGAGAAACTGGGTGTCAACTTGAACAAGAACTTGACCCCACAAGAAATAGCCGTGTCCAGAGCAGTCACCAAGATGGTTGAGGAGCACCTCTACTGGTAAGGGGGTGACCCACAGAAACGCTCACAGAACATTCTCTTAGACAGGTTGATATTATTTGAGCGATAAGAAATCTTTCGTTCTTCCTCGGTAATGTAAGCTTTTTGCTACTGAATACaaacatattaatattttccacTCTGGAGACAATAGAAAAACATCTACTGATATTTAGACATTATTTTAGCTACATAATGTCCTCTTTAtcattctgattaaaaaaaaaaacaaaaaaaaggtttgtttccTGACCTGCCCTCTAGCTTTACTTAAGCATAATACTCTTCATGTTTCTATGGGCTGATCCGGCCCTGAAGGTTCCTGATTTGATGGCGAGTTGAGTCACACCAGATCGACTGGAACAAACGCAGGCTACTTCTGCTTCTAGGAAACTGTTTTCTCCCCTcttccaacacacacacaggttgtTTTCCATTACCTAAAAGCAGCATCCATCTTCCACCTCTCATCCCCTACACACACAATGCTTTTACCTGCTGTTTCATTTCCATCCCTTTGATAACATCAGGACAACAGCATCCagaaaaatcttgttttaaccCCACACTCAGTGGATTCCTCACAGCATTAGCTGAGGTCAGTCTTGTAACCCACATCCTCCTCCACTCCTTCCTCCCCACTGACTGCTTTTTGTGCCACTACATCCACCTGCCACATTTAGACCCACATTTAGATCTGTGGGCTGAATTATTGATGAAGGGCACTGTGACAGCTTGTTGCTCGTTACGTGATGAGATGCATGCAAGCATCAGCGGGCTGTTTCCTGAGCCCCAGAGGCCGCAGCTCGCATGTTGCTCTTAAATACCACACAACCGCTGCTGgggatttttattattagtatgTGTTTTATGGAAGGTATTCATGTACTGGAAGCCTTTTTAGAAAGCAGTCGCTTTAGGCGACTGTATACTCGCTAACATCTCACACAttgaacagtttttatttttattttaacaaagctGCGTCTGTCTTTGGGATATCAGATACAAGCGTCAGTGTGCAGTCAGACATGATGCTGCCCAGAGTCTTTGATTGAATTTGTGTCAAGGAACCAGTCATACACATTATATAGAAGGAGTGCTGCAGAACATTTGGACCTCTTCCATCTCTTTACAAAAGGGAGTTTGACATCAGGCTTCAGATTTTGTAGATGAACTGATAGGTTGAAGCTCATCATAGTATGAAATTGTTTAAGAGACTTCAAAGATCTGACTAGAGATTTACCAACCAGAGATTTTGAGTTGATTcctgatttatgtttttctgtaaaacctTGACCTCTTTTTGCTGATTGCAGAATCTCTGaaagaactaaaataatttgcattaaaaatatttgtttttctaccGTTTCTGGCattaatgtaattatttactttagttGGTGAGGGGACATTTTAGTATGTTGTTTgtataaaacaaatacacaattATTATGGGTTTAAATTCAAAGGCAACTTTAGCATCCTGTATTAGCACTTAGCATGGTTACTGTGGTAGCTACACGATAAACATCagtcatttttatgaaaaagctACATGAAAATAACCAACAGAGTCTCACTCTGTTATAATAGCCTGGTTAGCAGGtgcgtttctttttttcagtgtgacCTGGTAGCGTTTACATATGGAGTGTTTACTGATTAGAAAAATCGTACATTGTAACTTTGACTCACTGGTCAGGTTCagtcaagcaaaaaaaaaaaacttccctcCACCAGCCTGTTTCGTAATAAATATTGAGTTTTCAGGGAGCAAAGCAACTGAAACATTAATAAGTGACTGCATGCACACAGAGCTTGATctaaaaaatggataaaaataaatgtatcaaatGGGATATAAGCACTAAAAAGCAGTCACTCTTCTAGCAGTTGTGTTAATGTAGCTCTGTGATAGACACAAACGTATAGACGACTCTAGTTGGAGAACTGAGTTAGGTCTGTTTGTTCTTACACACGCACAACACAGTTTATAGTAACGGTGGTTTGAGACAAATTCTAACTTGAAATCAGGATAATcgatttattgttttagttcAACTTGTTtggtttccttttctttaagaGAAGATGATAAGCTGCAAtgtgaagatgtttttgtttaaaaatgtttctcctcagtaaaatgttaatgctTGTCACCcgttgtcactttttttttttgccatcttgCAGCTTGGTCTCAAGTACATAACAAGTAGCAGGCAGGATAAGGAGCTGATAAGATGAAGAGAGCTGGCaggcagcagagagaaatgTGACTGATAGTGGTGCACTTCTTTTAATTAGACTGAACTTTGTGTAGACACAGAGGCAGGATCTGAGCCTCTGGTTAAAGCACactatcattattattattataaactgAAACGACTCTTTACAGTTTTTCCATCAGAGCTGCACAACATTAGCAAAACACCACactgcattattattattgtatcaAATCTATCAGATTTactccaataaaataaaaagtcaaatctcACCCAAAGTTGCATGcattcttcttttaaaaaatgttgcacatttaaatctgttttgataAGTCGGGACGATATGGCTgagtaaaatatcattatatcagtcgatattgataattattgattagtttttggtTTTAGACATCTGAAATATGTCAAAACTGGTagtgtgacctttcctgttttatccagtttccTCTAGAGCCGTTGTAATCATTTTCTCCTCTCACTCCatacctttgttttttttttatttttaagtagttaTGGGGTACGGTGGcgaaactgcaatcggtgcaacTTTAATGTTAGATCCACACGATTTGCCAAATCCAGCAGTGAGAAGCAAACATTGTGAGATTTAAGATAAATTGTAAATTAACCCTGCTAGGGCATGCAACAAAAGCCATCAACAGCTACCTTCTCTGCTATGTTAAGACTTAACACTTATTCCTCTGCAAGCATATTATTAGAAGTACATTTAAGAAATACTAAATCTGAGatcaaatagaaaataaaaaaagaatggaaTCCATCTAGGGGATAGTTCTAATAGAGATTACAACATCTCCCTTGGCCTTttgttcaatgtttttaaaaaaaaaaattaccggTGGAATTCTTTACCTTAACATGAGATTCCTATTACTGCAGTGAACTCAAAGTTGAGGCAGAGCAGTTTTTGATTCTCATTAATATTTTCAACTGTAGTTACTCCGTGTGTTCCCTCAGGACAATAGCATACTGCCAGTGGGTGGACAACGTGGAAGAAACCCAGAAGCTGCTGGCGATGAACGGTCCTCTGAGCGACACGCTGAAATGGCTGCTGAGCCACCTGAATGGCAGCATGGTGCGCAGAGAGATGTACGGCCACGGCATCGGCCGTTTCTCCAAGGAGGAGGTCTACACGCTGATGGAGAAGGACATGAGGACGCTGGCCACTCTGCTGGGTAGGAGCAGGAAATCATCAGCTCCTTTATCATCAGCATCATCATGATCAGTGAGAGAGAAGTTGGCTGGAAAGTAACTGGCCCAATCCTTAATTAGGATAAAGATAAAATGGTGACACGTGATGACTTGATTTTATGGCAATGGAGCAGCTGAGCTCATGCTGTAAAATCTCTGGATTTAACGTATCTGTTGTTTTGTCATGTAGGAGATAAGAAATACTTTATGGGCTCCAAGATGTCAACGTTAGATGCCACAGTGTTCGGCCATCTGGCTCAGGCTATGTGGACTCTGCCCGGGACCCGGCCAGAGCAACTCATCAAAGGTTGGAGTCCTTCCAgcaccttttcacattttgtcgcattgcaaccacaaactttagttGTATTTTATCGCGGTTCTTTTTAACTGACCCAAAGAAGATAATAGATggtttttgaaaggttttacaaataaaaatcaaagtttggCCTGCATTTGCGTCACTCCACTGAGTCAGCAGAAAGGGAGAGCTTTTGGgaacagcaattttcaagtcttgccacagttctttaaattaaacttgggctttg includes the following:
- the faxcb gene encoding failed axon connections homolog isoform X2, translating into MTALVHFRGCSRDYGGIMSALGSESWWKKTLYITGGALLAAAAYLLHELLAIRKEQELDSKDAIILHQFSRPKNGIPSLSPFCLKIETYLRMLDLPYQNYFDGKLSPQGKMPWIEYNHEQVSGSEFIVDFLEEKLGVNLNKNLTPQEIAVSRAVTKMVEEHLYWTIAYCQWVDNVEETQKLLAMNGPLSDTLKWLLSHLNGSMVRREMYGHGIGRFSKEEVYTLMEKDMRTLATLLGDKKYFMGSKMSTLDATVFGHLAQAMWTLPGTRPEQLIKGELINLAMFCERMRRKFWPEWFVEVEDLYYDGDSESSSSTPAGLLDFGLFSRTDTLDDSDSGSQSTRQTHTPSPESDHSLFDSDVGTGSENDIQLKEEIMPDLEV
- the faxcb gene encoding failed axon connections homolog isoform X1, translated to MHWAAGFASSRPCVVELGRNHSLPLALCGSEQQQSLYGYIIAFPLQDYGGIMSALGSESWWKKTLYITGGALLAAAAYLLHELLAIRKEQELDSKDAIILHQFSRPKNGIPSLSPFCLKIETYLRMLDLPYQNYFDGKLSPQGKMPWIEYNHEQVSGSEFIVDFLEEKLGVNLNKNLTPQEIAVSRAVTKMVEEHLYWTIAYCQWVDNVEETQKLLAMNGPLSDTLKWLLSHLNGSMVRREMYGHGIGRFSKEEVYTLMEKDMRTLATLLGDKKYFMGSKMSTLDATVFGHLAQAMWTLPGTRPEQLIKGELINLAMFCERMRRKFWPEWFVEVEDLYYDGDSESSSSTPAGLLDFGLFSRTDTLDDSDSGSQSTRQTHTPSPESDHSLFDSDVGTGSENDIQLKEEIMPDLEV